One genomic region from Paraburkholderia azotifigens encodes:
- a CDS encoding aspartate/glutamate racemase family protein: MRIKLINPNTTQRMTEAMGRCARDVVAPGTELVAVSPTMGPPSIEGYYDEALATPGLLAEIEAGEREGFDGYVIACFGDPGLYAARELARGPVIGIAEAAMHAASVLAPGFSVVTTLSRTCGMAWHLAERYGMKRFCRNVRATDVAVLELDQPGSAARRIILDECRRALDEDGSDAIVLGCAGMAELCREIEDALGAPVVEGVTAAVKWVEALVALRLATAKRGDYARPLRKRYDGEFARFSPTGEQPATACVAGPAQHLPSDALLRVNASALRADPAADIAPHIHSV; this comes from the coding sequence ATGCGTATCAAACTGATCAACCCGAACACGACGCAACGGATGACGGAAGCGATGGGCCGTTGTGCGCGCGATGTCGTGGCGCCGGGCACGGAGCTGGTGGCGGTGAGCCCGACGATGGGCCCGCCGTCGATCGAAGGCTATTACGACGAGGCGCTTGCCACGCCGGGGCTGCTCGCGGAAATCGAAGCGGGCGAGCGCGAAGGCTTCGATGGTTATGTGATTGCATGTTTCGGGGATCCCGGCCTGTATGCGGCGCGTGAGCTGGCGCGCGGCCCGGTGATCGGCATCGCCGAGGCGGCGATGCATGCGGCGAGCGTGCTGGCGCCGGGGTTCTCGGTGGTGACGACGCTGTCGCGCACGTGCGGCATGGCCTGGCATCTGGCCGAGCGCTACGGCATGAAGCGCTTCTGCCGCAACGTGCGGGCAACTGACGTCGCCGTGCTCGAACTCGATCAACCCGGCTCGGCCGCGCGGCGCATCATTCTCGACGAGTGCCGCCGTGCGCTCGACGAGGATGGGTCGGATGCGATCGTGCTCGGCTGTGCAGGGATGGCCGAACTGTGCCGTGAAATCGAGGATGCGTTGGGCGCGCCCGTCGTCGAAGGCGTGACGGCCGCCGTAAAGTGGGTGGAAGCGCTCGTCGCGCTGCGGCTGGCGACCGCCAAGCGTGGCGATTACGCGAGGCCGCTGCGCAAGCGCTATGACGGCGAGTTTGCGCGCTTCAGCCCGACGGGCGAGCAGCCCGCTACGGCTTGCGTGGCTGGCCCGGCGCAGCACCTGCCCAGCGACGCGCTGCTGAGGGTTAACGCGAGCGCATTGCGCGCCGATCCCGCCGCCGATATTGCACCGCACATACACTCTGTCTGA